The genomic region TTCAATATCATTTGAGTCTAATAATGCTAATGCATAGGCAACAGCAATACCATTATCTGCTCCTAATGTTGTATTAGTAGCTTTAATATAATCTCCTTCGATTTGTAGCTTAATTGGATCTTTTGAAAAATCATGTGTTGAATCAGATGTTTTTTCACATACCATATCTATATGTCCTTGGATAATCACTCCAGGTATATTTTCATATCCTTTAGTTGCTGGTTTTTTTATAATAACATTTAATGCTTTATCTTGAATATATTCTAAATTTCTTTCCTTAGCAAAATTTACAAGATAATCACTTATTGCTTTTTCATTACCTGAACATCTTGGAATTTTACTAATTTCTTCAAAAAAATAAAATACCTTTTCTGGTTCTAACCCTTCTAAAACTCTCATTTAAATTCCTCCTTTTGTAGGTATAATTATTTCTATGATATTATATCATAAATATTTAGCTTAACAAATTAAAAAAACACCTCCTCAGTAGTTAGTGTCATTTTTAGTAATTACACTACTACATTGGAGATATTATTAAATAATTATAGAGTTCCAAAATGCATAATAGAAGCAAAAACTAAAAGATTGTTTTATTTTATACTTTTTGAACATAATAATATGTTATAATATGTATTGAAATCAAAAGTATGAAAACGGAGGTAGATTATGAAAATATTATCTTGGAATGTTAATGGAATAAGAGCAGCAATAAAAAAGGGATTTGTAGAATTTCTTGATGAGGAAGATCCTGATATATTATGTATACAAGAAACTAAAGCAAGAGAAGAACAACTCACCAAAAAGTTTCTTGAACACGGACCTTGGAAAAAATATTTTGTTTCTGCTGAAAAGAAAGGATATAGTGGTGTTGCAACTTTTACAAAAATTGAACCCAAAAATGTATTAAAAGGGTTTGAAAATGAAAAATTTGATTCAGAAGGTAGGACATTAATCACAGAATATGAAAATTTTTCATTATTTAATATCTACTTCCCTAATGGAAAGGCTCGCGATGAAAGATTACAGTATAAAATGGATTTCTACTATTTTTTATTAGAATTTTTAGAAGATTATAAGAAGAAACAACCAAACGTTATAATATGTGGAGATGTTAATACTGCTCATACAGAAATCGATCTTGCAAGACCAAAAGAAAATGAAAACACTTCTGGTTTTTTACCAATTGAAAGAGAATGGATTGATAAGTTATTAGACAGCGGTTTCATTGATACATTTAGGGTGTTTAATAAAGAACCTAATAATTACACATGGTGGGATTATAAAACCAGAGCAAGGGAAAGAAATGTTGGATGGAGAATAGATTATTTCTTTATAAGCACCCCATTAAAAAGTAAGCTTAAAAATGCATTTATTCTTTCAAATGTAATGGGATCAGATCATTGCCCTATCGGCATCGAAATTGATTTATAATTTTAACATAAGTTTAATCAATGATTAGTGTGAAATATGATAAAATATTCCGGAAAGGGTCTAAGGTCTCAAAGCCATAATGGTACCTTAGCCCACTATTATTATTTCAAGAGGAGGTGACTATATGTACGCTATTATCGAAGTTGGCGGAAAA from Marinitoga aeolica harbors:
- the xth gene encoding exodeoxyribonuclease III; amino-acid sequence: MKILSWNVNGIRAAIKKGFVEFLDEEDPDILCIQETKAREEQLTKKFLEHGPWKKYFVSAEKKGYSGVATFTKIEPKNVLKGFENEKFDSEGRTLITEYENFSLFNIYFPNGKARDERLQYKMDFYYFLLEFLEDYKKKQPNVIICGDVNTAHTEIDLARPKENENTSGFLPIEREWIDKLLDSGFIDTFRVFNKEPNNYTWWDYKTRARERNVGWRIDYFFISTPLKSKLKNAFILSNVMGSDHCPIGIEIDL